A portion of the Pseudomonas koreensis genome contains these proteins:
- a CDS encoding APC family permease yields the protein MARLQRTLSLGSVVLFGIAYMTPIIVLGTFGILAQTTAGMVPAAYLAALVAMFFTAMSYGRMAAAFPVAGSAYSYVRKAISPKLGFIAGWAVLLDYLFLPMAIWLIGAAYLTSAFPSIPQWIWVLAFIGITSAINIIGLKLANGINALLMLVQFLVLIAFVALCVHYIGGDAGTPLWSIKPFFNGDMQLPLIMSGAAIACYSFLGFDAVSTLTEETRDPRRTIPRAIMLITLIGGLIFVGVSYFVQIAHPSFHFDSVDSAAYEIARNIGGDLFVSIFLIGLIVGQFASGLSAQASGSRLLFAMGRDGVLPKSFFGTLHARFGTPVNSILLCAVVALLALKLDVTTSTSFINFGAFLAFSLVNLSVIFHYWIGGEKKGLRELLLFLIFPFIGLVADLWLMVSLDHLAVYLGLSWLAIGVVYLAVLTGGFRRQPPEMDFQEAA from the coding sequence ATGGCTCGTTTGCAACGCACCCTTTCGCTAGGGTCGGTGGTGCTGTTCGGCATCGCCTACATGACGCCGATCATTGTCCTCGGCACCTTCGGCATCCTCGCCCAAACCACCGCTGGGATGGTGCCTGCGGCTTATCTGGCGGCGCTGGTGGCGATGTTCTTCACCGCCATGAGTTACGGGCGCATGGCCGCCGCGTTCCCTGTCGCGGGCTCGGCTTACAGCTACGTGCGCAAGGCGATCAGCCCCAAACTCGGCTTTATCGCCGGTTGGGCGGTGTTGCTCGATTATCTGTTTCTGCCCATGGCCATCTGGTTGATCGGCGCGGCTTACCTGACGTCGGCCTTCCCATCGATCCCGCAATGGATCTGGGTGCTCGCGTTCATCGGTATCACCAGTGCGATCAACATCATCGGCCTGAAACTGGCCAACGGCATCAACGCCTTGCTGATGCTGGTGCAGTTCCTCGTGCTGATCGCCTTCGTTGCGCTGTGCGTGCACTACATCGGTGGCGATGCGGGTACGCCGTTGTGGTCGATCAAGCCGTTTTTCAACGGCGACATGCAGCTGCCGCTGATCATGAGCGGCGCGGCGATCGCTTGCTATTCGTTCCTCGGCTTCGACGCAGTCAGCACCCTGACCGAAGAAACCCGCGATCCACGCCGCACCATTCCCCGGGCGATCATGCTGATCACCTTGATCGGCGGCCTGATCTTCGTCGGCGTCTCGTACTTCGTGCAGATCGCTCATCCGTCGTTCCATTTCGACAGCGTCGACTCGGCTGCTTATGAAATCGCGCGCAACATCGGTGGTGATCTGTTCGTCTCGATCTTCCTGATCGGCCTGATCGTCGGCCAGTTCGCCTCGGGACTGTCGGCCCAGGCCAGCGGTTCGCGACTGTTGTTCGCCATGGGCCGCGACGGCGTCTTGCCCAAGTCCTTCTTCGGCACGTTGCACGCGCGCTTCGGCACACCGGTCAACAGCATCCTGCTCTGCGCCGTGGTGGCCTTGCTGGCGCTGAAACTCGACGTCACCACCTCGACCTCGTTCATCAACTTCGGCGCGTTCCTGGCATTCAGTCTGGTGAATCTGTCGGTGATCTTCCATTACTGGATCGGCGGCGAGAAAAAGGGCCTGCGCGAGTTGTTGCTGTTTCTGATCTTCCCCTTCATCGGGCTGGTGGCTGATTTGTGGCTGATGGTCAGCCTTGATCATCTGGCGGTGTATCTGGGCCTGAGCTGGCTGGCGATTGGCGTGGTGTATCTGGCGGTGCTGACGGGCGGCTTCCGTCGCCAGCCACCGGAGATGGATTTTCAGGAAGCCGCCTGA
- a CDS encoding carbon-nitrogen hydrolase family protein, whose amino-acid sequence MKVELAQLAGRDNDTAYNLQRALTAIAACAADTQMIVFPETHLMGFPNAETVARIAEPLDGPTVSAVCAAARERNIAVVIGMAENDNGRFYNTTLLITPEGIALKYRKTHLWASDRGVFEAGDRYATCVWNGVRVGLLICYDIEFPETARALAQLGVELLIVTNGNMDPYGPTHRTAIMARAQENQAFALMVNRVDAGDDGLVFAGGSALVDPLGALLFEAGREEGQFRVELDFTQLEIARKDYRYLDDQRLKLPGEVVEQACGVRELLIPH is encoded by the coding sequence ATGAAAGTCGAACTCGCCCAACTGGCGGGCCGTGACAATGACACGGCTTACAACCTCCAGCGCGCACTGACGGCGATTGCTGCCTGCGCGGCCGACACGCAAATGATCGTGTTCCCGGAAACCCACCTGATGGGCTTTCCCAATGCCGAAACCGTGGCGCGAATCGCCGAACCGCTCGACGGCCCGACCGTCAGCGCCGTGTGCGCGGCGGCGCGTGAGCGCAACATCGCAGTGGTCATCGGCATGGCCGAAAACGACAACGGCCGCTTCTACAACACCACGCTGCTGATCACCCCAGAAGGCATTGCCCTGAAATACCGCAAGACTCATCTGTGGGCGTCGGATCGCGGCGTGTTCGAGGCCGGCGACCGCTATGCCACTTGTGTGTGGAACGGCGTGCGCGTCGGGCTGTTGATCTGCTACGACATCGAGTTCCCGGAAACTGCCCGCGCCCTGGCGCAACTGGGCGTGGAATTGCTCATCGTCACCAACGGCAACATGGACCCGTACGGCCCGACCCACCGCACCGCGATCATGGCCCGCGCCCAGGAAAACCAAGCGTTTGCGCTGATGGTCAATCGCGTTGATGCAGGGGATGACGGCCTGGTGTTTGCCGGCGGCAGTGCGCTGGTCGATCCGCTGGGGGCGCTGCTGTTCGAGGCTGGGCGCGAAGAAGGGCAGTTCAGGGTCGAGCTGGATTTCACGCAACTGGAGATCGCGCGCAAGGATTACCGCTATCTGGATGATCAGCGTCTGAAGTTGCCGGGAGAGGTGGTGGAGCAGGCTTGCGGTGTTCGCGAGTTGTTGATTCCACACTGA
- a CDS encoding amino acid permease, giving the protein MPVGNSLPHGDTASGGPLKRELGERHIRLMALGACIGVGLFLGSAKAIEMAGPAIMLSYILGGLAILVIMRALGEMAVHNPVAGSFSRYAQDYLGPLAGFLTGWNYWFLWLVTCVAEITAVAVYMGIWFPDVPRWIWALAALISMGSINLIAVKAFGEFEFWFALIKIVTIIAMVIGGVGIIAFGFGNDGLALGISNLWAHGGFMPNGVTGVLMSLQMVMFAYLGVEMIGLTAGEAKNPQKTIPDAIGSVFWRILLFYVGALFVILSIYPWNEIGTQGSPFVMTFERLGIKTAAGIINFVVITAALSSCNGGIFSTGRMLYSLAQNGQAPTGFAKTSNNGVPRRALLLSIAVLLLGVMLNYLVPEKVFVWVTSIATFGAIWTWVMILLAQLKFRKGLSASERAGLKYKMWLYPVSSYFALAFLVLVVGLMAYFPDTRVALYVGPAFLLLLTVLFYVFKLQPTQVSQDPVRSVS; this is encoded by the coding sequence ATGCCAGTCGGCAATTCTCTGCCTCACGGCGATACCGCTTCGGGCGGTCCGCTCAAACGCGAACTCGGCGAACGGCATATCCGCCTGATGGCGCTCGGTGCCTGTATCGGCGTCGGTCTGTTTTTAGGCTCGGCCAAGGCCATTGAAATGGCCGGCCCGGCGATCATGCTTTCCTACATTCTTGGCGGTCTGGCGATCCTGGTGATCATGCGCGCCCTCGGCGAAATGGCCGTGCACAACCCGGTGGCCGGTTCGTTCAGCCGCTACGCGCAAGATTATCTCGGGCCGTTGGCCGGTTTCCTCACGGGCTGGAACTACTGGTTTCTGTGGCTGGTGACCTGTGTTGCGGAAATCACCGCCGTGGCGGTGTACATGGGTATCTGGTTCCCCGATGTGCCGCGCTGGATCTGGGCCCTCGCGGCGCTGATCAGCATGGGCTCGATCAACCTGATCGCGGTCAAAGCCTTCGGCGAATTCGAATTCTGGTTCGCCCTGATCAAGATCGTCACCATCATCGCCATGGTGATCGGCGGCGTCGGCATCATTGCCTTCGGTTTCGGCAATGACGGCCTGGCGCTGGGCATTTCCAATCTGTGGGCGCACGGCGGTTTCATGCCCAACGGCGTGACCGGTGTGCTGATGTCGCTGCAAATGGTCATGTTCGCCTACCTCGGCGTCGAGATGATCGGCCTGACCGCCGGTGAAGCGAAGAACCCGCAAAAGACCATTCCGGACGCGATCGGCTCGGTGTTCTGGCGAATTCTGCTGTTCTACGTCGGCGCACTGTTCGTGATTCTGTCGATCTATCCGTGGAATGAAATCGGCACCCAGGGCAGCCCGTTCGTGATGACCTTCGAGCGTCTGGGCATCAAGACCGCCGCCGGCATCATCAACTTCGTGGTGATCACTGCGGCGCTGTCGTCGTGCAACGGCGGCATCTTCAGCACCGGGCGCATGCTCTACAGCCTGGCGCAGAACGGCCAGGCCCCGACCGGTTTCGCCAAGACTTCGAACAACGGTGTGCCGCGTCGTGCGCTGCTGCTGTCGATTGCGGTATTGCTGCTGGGCGTAATGCTCAATTATCTGGTGCCGGAAAAAGTCTTCGTCTGGGTTACCTCGATCGCCACCTTCGGTGCGATCTGGACCTGGGTGATGATCCTGCTGGCGCAACTGAAATTCCGCAAAGGCCTGAGCGCCAGCGAACGTGCCGGCCTCAAGTACAAGATGTGGCTGTACCCGGTCAGCTCGTACTTCGCACTGGCGTTTCTGGTGCTGGTGGTCGGCCTGATGGCGTACTTCCCGGATACCCGCGTGGCGTTGTATGTAGGCCCGGCGTTTCTGCTGTTGCTGACGGTGTTGTTCTACGTGTTCAAGTTGCAGCCGACCCAGGTGTCGCAAGACCCGGTGCGTTCGGTTTCCTGA
- a CDS encoding helix-turn-helix transcriptional regulator translates to MTLSLNDITWHRAVGQLIDALDKPNFWAQLVRLLEQYVTFDSWVVLLFSAEQHPQVFAECPGEDGSPDPLFQDYLRGLYLLDPFYIACREQSRTGLYRLSEVAPEHFELTEYYQRYFRLNVVADEIQFNCQLEGERTLCLSLGSEKRFTGEQIALLSLIQPWVLGLLRQRLPYEINETVALAAAPAQADWRVQLEASVQQLKGAQLTARELDVGRLMLSGCSSKEIARKLEISVETVKVHKKHMYSKLGIKSQSELFSIFLQAQNA, encoded by the coding sequence ATGACACTTTCGTTGAATGACATCACTTGGCACCGCGCTGTCGGGCAACTGATCGACGCGCTGGACAAGCCGAATTTCTGGGCGCAACTGGTGCGTCTGCTCGAGCAGTACGTGACGTTCGATAGCTGGGTCGTGCTGCTGTTCAGCGCCGAACAGCATCCGCAAGTCTTCGCCGAATGCCCGGGTGAGGACGGTAGCCCGGACCCATTGTTCCAGGATTATCTGCGTGGTCTGTACTTGCTCGATCCGTTCTACATCGCCTGCCGCGAGCAGTCGCGAACCGGGCTCTATCGCCTCTCGGAAGTCGCGCCGGAGCATTTCGAGCTGACCGAGTATTACCAGCGATACTTTCGTCTGAATGTGGTGGCGGACGAAATCCAGTTCAATTGCCAGCTCGAAGGGGAGCGCACGCTGTGCCTGTCGCTGGGCAGTGAAAAACGTTTCACTGGTGAGCAGATTGCTTTGCTGTCATTGATTCAGCCGTGGGTACTGGGTCTGCTGCGCCAGCGCTTGCCGTACGAGATCAACGAAACCGTCGCCCTCGCCGCCGCACCGGCGCAGGCCGACTGGCGCGTGCAACTGGAAGCGTCGGTGCAACAGCTCAAGGGCGCCCAACTGACCGCGCGGGAACTGGATGTCGGGCGTTTGATGCTCAGCGGTTGCTCCAGCAAAGAAATCGCCCGTAAGCTGGAAATCTCCGTGGAAACCGTGAAAGTCCATAAGAAACACATGTACAGCAAGCTGGGGATCAAATCCCAGTCCGAGCTGTTTTCGATTTTTTTGCAGGCGCAGAACGCCTGA
- a CDS encoding dermonecrotic toxin domain-containing protein, which produces MFESRGQVFSIAEHVGIVKAATPSPLLNMSKENLEMLKTFDANAPLWLKSASPKQREEAQWLIEQSLTAHTLLNNAMASVKTPHEFAAPLLAMAIKERFGLDLDVNRVLVDLSGKRDFHTSQIPPASLLDSALQNHPAEKKPMFFFKANCYTAASGGEVVEVGLGVHEFIDLCRLLDLGKQYQAHMHTELHWADGSARDELNKRFVNYQKTALRAASYIALCKGDIRREHFEALISSIEGKEHVHVDGKTLWYRSLSFNELPVHSCIIFEIAEPGDESILDNLLPTVDGFANNDFIAYIPDDPDHPVKHYTSMTELKARLIEQFVRRAESDSPKAPTAYQRFFSRFMRYKDRSTFYYSFTEEVPTASGKPRLWDHETRRQKHDPDFLLQLRVLDPSGDPWARHYDVWTTLQREFNQRIFSDAREAAVSNADADVRDEQSLLAIFLEVGLAALNVLSFAVPPLGLVMLGVSAVQLMDEALEGLEDLSKGDREAGWEHITDVLENIGIGVATLPLLAGVHSEFTPIEMPSGQKRLWKPDLAPYRSDVSLADVKPDPQNQFAVGARHYVKVEDGVFEKVIEPATGQARILHPNKPQAYQPIVEQDGAGEWQHALPPPSTSVEPTPAGFSNRQFRRDAVRPSEVARLSPAGKGILQSADGQRRYIRNIDERGKVAVYRVKNDFTLNAEAVDVLLVDSNFDELTPRRYRQVAPDQWQPQSLFGGDITDDFHETDVVSGPQPGVSGRPVWVRPPFHREQLPNGLWEPRIEVVALRDVRHLSYDWGEFKFVPYSVRSTNIHAALSAPEFGNVSISAGLFNPQTAQYSVGTHPFDIATQANYKLGGGQMMFSMERLTHTSTLQSEFNAIKFVDLAAGELPGQNDTVHGYWAPQGGYVDIPVHPGWGEPDHVFTPAFGGCSWVVDQMSENVLRVRHVEAGREAAQYNDLPAHEHGWGLSTAMEFPEYGLLNDEQGNAYMILTSFAYMKYDRVAQEWVLHYQSQRGAPEIAAYSRTEPGWFESSPRLVKVYSGEKVIRTGTKRVTTVASQALQSNAA; this is translated from the coding sequence ATGTTTGAATCTCGTGGTCAGGTTTTCAGCATTGCCGAACATGTCGGTATTGTTAAGGCCGCAACGCCGTCGCCATTGTTGAATATGTCAAAAGAAAACCTTGAGATGTTAAAGACGTTTGATGCCAATGCACCACTGTGGCTAAAGAGTGCGTCGCCGAAACAACGCGAAGAAGCTCAATGGCTGATAGAACAAAGTTTGACCGCGCACACGTTGCTCAATAACGCCATGGCATCGGTGAAAACACCTCATGAATTCGCCGCGCCGTTGCTGGCAATGGCCATCAAAGAAAGGTTTGGCCTCGATCTGGACGTCAATCGGGTGCTTGTGGATTTATCCGGTAAACGCGATTTCCACACCTCGCAAATTCCACCCGCTTCGCTGCTTGACTCCGCCCTGCAAAACCATCCGGCTGAAAAAAAGCCGATGTTCTTTTTCAAGGCGAATTGCTATACGGCAGCATCGGGAGGGGAGGTAGTCGAAGTCGGGCTTGGTGTTCATGAGTTTATCGATCTGTGCAGGTTGCTCGATCTCGGGAAACAGTATCAGGCCCATATGCATACTGAACTTCATTGGGCTGACGGCAGTGCTCGGGACGAGTTGAACAAACGCTTCGTTAACTACCAGAAAACGGCGCTGAGGGCTGCGAGTTATATTGCACTGTGTAAAGGTGATATTCGCCGCGAGCATTTTGAAGCACTGATATCGAGTATTGAAGGGAAGGAACATGTTCATGTCGACGGCAAGACATTGTGGTATCGCAGTTTGAGCTTTAATGAGTTGCCCGTGCACAGCTGCATCATTTTCGAGATCGCCGAGCCGGGCGATGAAAGCATTCTGGACAATCTGCTGCCAACCGTTGACGGTTTTGCCAATAACGATTTCATTGCCTACATTCCCGATGACCCCGATCATCCCGTTAAGCACTACACATCCATGACGGAGCTCAAGGCCCGGTTGATCGAACAGTTCGTGCGTCGCGCTGAAAGTGACTCGCCCAAGGCGCCAACGGCTTATCAACGATTCTTCAGCCGTTTCATGCGTTACAAGGATCGGTCGACGTTCTATTACAGCTTTACCGAAGAGGTTCCGACAGCGTCAGGCAAACCACGGCTATGGGACCATGAAACCCGTCGGCAAAAGCACGATCCCGACTTTCTTCTGCAGCTCAGAGTGCTGGATCCATCAGGTGATCCCTGGGCCCGGCACTATGACGTCTGGACGACATTGCAGCGGGAGTTCAACCAGCGGATTTTCAGCGATGCCCGCGAGGCTGCTGTGTCCAATGCCGATGCCGATGTGCGGGATGAGCAATCCTTGCTCGCGATATTCCTTGAAGTCGGCCTGGCCGCACTGAATGTGCTGTCCTTTGCGGTACCTCCATTGGGATTGGTCATGCTCGGGGTGTCGGCCGTGCAGTTGATGGACGAGGCGCTGGAGGGGCTTGAAGATCTCAGTAAGGGCGACAGGGAAGCCGGTTGGGAACACATCACCGACGTGCTGGAAAACATCGGCATTGGTGTGGCGACGCTGCCGTTGCTGGCCGGCGTTCATTCGGAATTCACGCCGATTGAAATGCCCAGTGGACAGAAGCGATTGTGGAAGCCTGACCTTGCGCCTTACCGAAGCGATGTATCGTTGGCAGACGTGAAGCCTGATCCCCAGAATCAGTTTGCGGTCGGCGCCAGACACTATGTGAAGGTCGAGGACGGCGTCTTCGAGAAAGTCATCGAACCGGCCACCGGGCAAGCGAGAATTCTTCACCCGAACAAACCGCAGGCTTACCAGCCGATTGTTGAACAAGACGGAGCTGGCGAATGGCAACATGCGTTACCCCCTCCTTCGACATCCGTCGAACCGACACCGGCCGGGTTCAGTAACAGGCAGTTTCGTCGCGATGCCGTCAGACCATCCGAAGTCGCTCGCCTCAGCCCGGCAGGCAAAGGGATTTTGCAAAGTGCTGACGGACAGCGTCGTTATATTCGCAATATAGATGAGCGGGGCAAGGTCGCGGTGTACCGCGTCAAGAATGATTTCACCCTGAATGCGGAAGCGGTCGACGTTCTCCTCGTCGATTCGAATTTCGATGAACTGACGCCTCGCAGATACCGGCAAGTGGCGCCGGATCAATGGCAACCGCAGTCGCTGTTCGGCGGCGATATCACCGATGATTTTCATGAGACGGACGTCGTCAGCGGACCGCAGCCGGGTGTCTCTGGCAGGCCGGTCTGGGTGCGTCCACCCTTCCACCGAGAGCAATTGCCCAATGGCCTGTGGGAACCGCGGATCGAGGTCGTGGCGCTCCGGGACGTGCGGCATTTGTCCTACGATTGGGGTGAGTTCAAGTTCGTACCCTATTCCGTCAGGTCGACCAATATCCATGCAGCGCTGTCGGCGCCGGAGTTTGGCAATGTATCGATCAGTGCCGGGCTGTTCAATCCGCAGACGGCGCAGTATTCCGTTGGTACGCATCCGTTCGACATTGCTACGCAAGCCAATTACAAGCTTGGCGGCGGGCAAATGATGTTTTCCATGGAGCGGCTGACACACACCTCAACGTTGCAGAGTGAGTTCAACGCGATCAAGTTCGTCGATCTCGCGGCAGGCGAGCTACCCGGCCAGAACGATACCGTGCACGGATACTGGGCGCCTCAAGGTGGCTATGTGGATATTCCAGTGCATCCGGGATGGGGAGAGCCTGACCATGTTTTCACACCTGCCTTCGGTGGGTGTTCGTGGGTTGTGGATCAAATGAGCGAGAATGTTCTACGCGTGCGCCATGTCGAGGCCGGCAGGGAAGCGGCTCAATACAATGATCTCCCTGCCCATGAGCATGGATGGGGCCTGAGCACGGCTATGGAGTTTCCGGAGTACGGCTTGCTTAACGATGAGCAGGGCAATGCCTACATGATCCTGACGTCATTTGCCTACATGAAATACGACCGGGTTGCGCAGGAGTGGGTACTGCATTATCAGTCTCAGCGCGGCGCACCGGAGATCGCCGCCTATTCCCGAACGGAACCGGGCTGGTTCGAAAGCTCGCCCCGGCTGGTCAAGGTATATTCCGGTGAGAAAGTCATCAGAACGGGAACCAAGCGGGTGACAACAGTTGCGTCCCAAGCGCTGCAAAGCAACGCGGCGTAG
- a CDS encoding FMN-binding glutamate synthase family protein: MSLSLLSRYAFFAACVIFTLASLPFLEHDWLWPITAVTGVLSLLGIFDLLQTRHAVRRNYPILGNIRYLVEGIRPEIRQYLLESDSDALPFSRAQRSLVYSRAKNETADKPFGTLIDVYQSGFEFIGHSMRPAPLSDPNGFRVTVGGPQCTQPYSASIFNISAMSFGSLSANAIRALNQGAKLGNFAHDTGEGSISPYHREHGGDLTWELGSGYFGCRTSDGRFDPERFAAQAQNPQVRMIEIKMSQGAKPGHGGILPKHKVTREIAETRGILMGEDCVSPSRHSAFSTPIEMMQFIQQLRELSGGKPVGFKFCLGHPWEFMGIAKAMLETGILPDFIVVDGKEGGTGAAPVEFTDHIGVPMREGLLFVHNTLVGLNLRDKIKLGASGKIVSAFDIASVLAIGADWANSARGFMFAIGCIQSQSCHTNKCPTGVATQDALRQRALVVPDKAQRVYNFHRSTLKALAEMLAAAGLEHPSQLSAKHLVRRMSATEIKLFSQLHVFLKPGELLTGEVNGEFYSRMWQMARADSFEPLEVAAA, translated from the coding sequence ATGAGCCTGTCGCTGCTGAGCCGCTACGCCTTCTTTGCCGCCTGTGTGATTTTCACCCTCGCCAGCCTGCCTTTCCTCGAACATGACTGGCTGTGGCCGATCACCGCCGTCACTGGCGTGCTGAGCCTGCTCGGGATCTTCGACCTGTTGCAGACGCGCCACGCGGTGCGCCGCAATTACCCGATTCTGGGCAATATCCGTTATCTGGTCGAAGGCATCCGCCCGGAGATTCGCCAGTATCTGCTCGAGTCCGACAGCGACGCCCTGCCCTTCTCCCGCGCGCAGCGTTCGCTGGTGTACTCGCGAGCGAAAAACGAGACCGCCGACAAACCGTTCGGCACGTTGATCGACGTCTATCAGTCCGGCTTCGAATTCATCGGCCATTCGATGCGTCCGGCGCCGTTGAGCGATCCGAACGGTTTCCGCGTCACTGTCGGCGGCCCGCAGTGCACGCAGCCGTACTCGGCGTCGATCTTCAATATTTCGGCGATGAGCTTCGGCTCGCTCAGTGCCAACGCCATCCGCGCCTTGAACCAGGGCGCGAAACTCGGCAACTTCGCCCACGACACCGGTGAAGGCAGCATCAGCCCATATCACCGCGAGCACGGCGGCGACCTGACGTGGGAATTGGGCAGCGGCTACTTCGGCTGCCGCACCAGCGATGGCCGTTTCGACCCGGAGCGTTTCGCCGCGCAGGCACAGAACCCGCAGGTGCGCATGATCGAAATCAAGATGAGCCAAGGCGCCAAACCCGGCCACGGCGGCATCCTGCCCAAGCACAAGGTCACCCGGGAAATCGCCGAAACCCGTGGCATCCTGATGGGCGAGGACTGCGTCTCGCCATCGCGCCACAGTGCGTTTTCCACACCGATTGAAATGATGCAGTTCATCCAGCAACTGCGTGAACTGTCCGGCGGCAAACCGGTGGGTTTCAAGTTCTGTCTCGGACATCCATGGGAATTCATGGGCATTGCCAAGGCCATGCTGGAAACCGGCATCCTTCCCGATTTCATCGTCGTCGATGGCAAGGAAGGCGGCACTGGCGCAGCCCCTGTCGAGTTCACCGACCACATCGGCGTGCCGATGCGCGAAGGTCTGCTGTTTGTGCACAACACGCTGGTCGGCCTCAACCTGCGCGACAAGATCAAACTCGGCGCCAGCGGCAAGATCGTCAGCGCCTTCGACATCGCCAGCGTGCTGGCCATCGGCGCCGACTGGGCCAACTCCGCGCGCGGCTTCATGTTCGCCATCGGCTGCATCCAGTCGCAAAGTTGCCACACCAACAAATGCCCGACCGGCGTCGCCACCCAGGACGCCCTGCGCCAACGCGCTCTGGTGGTGCCGGACAAGGCCCAGCGCGTCTACAACTTCCATCGCAGCACGCTCAAAGCGCTGGCGGAAATGCTCGCGGCAGCCGGGCTCGAGCATCCGTCGCAACTGTCGGCCAAGCACTTGGTGCGGCGCATGTCGGCGACCGAGATCAAGTTGTTTTCGCAGCTGCATGTGTTTCTGAAACCGGGGGAATTGCTCACCGGCGAAGTGAATGGCGAGTTCTATTCGCGGATGTGGCAGATGGCGCGGGCGGACAGTTTTGAGCCGCTGGAAGTAGCGGCCGCGTAG